The genomic stretch GCACCAAGCTGGAGAGCCGCAGCGATCACACCTTCATGGAATTCACGGTGCCCTCGCGCGGCCTGATCGGGGTGCGGAACCGGCTGCTGACGGCGACGAACGGCACGGTGATCATGCACCACAATTTCTACGAGTACGAGCACCTGCGGGGGGCAATTCCGGGGCGGCAGGCCGGTGTGATGGTCGCCAGCGAATCCGGCCAGGTGACGGCGTACGCGCTGGAAGCACTCGCCGACCGCGGCATCATGTTCGTGGCGCCGACGGATGCGGTGTACGAGGGGCAGATCGTGGGCGAACACTGCCGGGACGGCGACATCATCGTGAACGTCTGCCGGCAGAAGAAGCTGACGAACGTGCGCGCCGCTTCGGCCGACAAGACCGTGGTGCTCAAACCGCCGCGGGAGATCACGCTCGAGATCGCGCTCGAGTTCATCGAGGACGATGAACTGGTCGAGGTGACGCCGGACGGCATCCGCTTGCGCAAGCGCCTCCTGAAGGAAACGGAGCGCAAGCGCGCCGGTCGCCGCGTGGCGGAATAGTCGCTGTACCTGTGCCGGAGTTCCGGCCGCAGTCGGCTAGGGCTCGCGCCAGCGGAGTACGGTCATGGGCCGGGTGTCGAAGCAGACGTAGGGTCCGGCGTCGCCGCGGTCCGAGTAGTACCAGTAGGTCACGAGCATGCCGACGCGAATCTGCACGGGGTGACCAAGGCGGCCGAGGACCTCGTCCGAGGTCGCACCGGTTTGCAGCCGGGCCCAGCCGGCGCGTGAGATGGGCGCGGCTCCGGATGAACGTTCGGTGGGCCGACTCTCGGGTCCGGCCTGGTTTTCGGCGCAGCCGAACGTGAGCGCTAACGCCGCGATGCTCCCCGCAAGCCAGTAGATCCCACGTTGCATGATGGCCTCCCTGTTCCTGGGCAGCGCACCGTGCTGCCCGACCGTGAAGCTTCCGCCTGGGCTGGGACGCGCTTAACCCATGTGTTGAACCACCGCCGCTCCGAATTCGCTGCACTTCAAGAGCTTGGCACCCGTCATGAGCCGCTCGAAATCATAGGTCACCGTGCGGGCGCCGATGGCGCCGTTCATGCCGCGGATGATGAGGTCGGCGACCTCGGTCCAGCCGAGGTAGCGGAACATCATCTCACCGCTGAGGATGACACTGCCGGGATTGACCTTGTCCTGGTTGGCATACTTGGGGGCGGTGCCATGGGTCGCCTCGAAAATGGCGTGCCCCGTGATGTAGTTAATATTGCCGCCGGGCGCGATGCCGATGCCGCCCACGCAGGCCGCCAGGGCGTCGCTGATGTAGTCGCCGTTGAGGTTCATCGTGGCAATGACGTCGTACTCAGCCGGACGGGTGAGAATCTGTTGCAGGAAGGCGTCGGCGATGACGTCCTTGATGATGATGTCATGCTTGAGCGGGCCACCGGCGAGGGCTTTGACAAGCGGCGTGGCGGTGCCGGCCTTGAGCACTTGCCAGGGGCCGCCATCGAGCGGGACGGCGCCGAACTCGCGCGCGGCGAGCTCGTACCCCCAGTCGCGAAAGCCGCCCTCGGTAAACTTCATGATGTTGCCCTTGTGCACGAGGGTGAGACTCGGGCGCCCCTCCCGGATCGTGTATGCCAGGGCGGAATGCACAAGGCGTTCGGTGCCGGTGCGACTGATGGGCTTCAACCCAAGGCCGACCTGGATGGAACTGTCGAGGTCGCTACGGCCGACCAGCCCCCAGAACTCGCGTGCGGCTGCCTCGGTCCCGAAACGGATTTTCTTGAAGTCGGCGGGGAACTCACGGGCGAGGAAATCCAGCAGTTTCTGGGCTTCCGGCGTGCCACCGCGGTACTCGATCCCGGCGTAGATGTCCTCGGAGTTCTCTCGGAAGATCACCATGTCCACCAGGCCGGGCTCTTTCACCGGGCTGGGGACGCCCTCAAACCAGCGCACCGGACGCAGGCAGACGTAGAGGTCGAGCTGCTGGCGCAGGGCCACGTTGAGCGAGCGGATGCCCCCTCCGACAGGGGTGGTGAGGGGCCCCTTGATACCCACGAGGAACTCGCGGAAGGCCTGCAAGGTTTCTTCGGGTAGCCAATCCTGAAAGCGTTCGAAGGCGGTTTCCCCTGCGAACACTTCCATCCACGCCACCTTGCGCTGGCCATGGTAGGCCTTCTGAACCGCCGCATCGAAGACGAGCTGCGAGGCCGCCCAGATGTCGGAACCGGTGCCGTCGCCGCGAATGAAGGGCACAATAGGGTGGTG from Phycisphaerales bacterium encodes the following:
- the icd gene encoding isocitrate dehydrogenase (NADP(+)), encoding MAYTTTTVPTGEKITISGGRLTVPHHPIVPFIRGDGTGSDIWAASQLVFDAAVQKAYHGQRKVAWMEVFAGETAFERFQDWLPEETLQAFREFLVGIKGPLTTPVGGGIRSLNVALRQQLDLYVCLRPVRWFEGVPSPVKEPGLVDMVIFRENSEDIYAGIEYRGGTPEAQKLLDFLAREFPADFKKIRFGTEAAAREFWGLVGRSDLDSSIQVGLGLKPISRTGTERLVHSALAYTIREGRPSLTLVHKGNIMKFTEGGFRDWGYELAAREFGAVPLDGGPWQVLKAGTATPLVKALAGGPLKHDIIIKDVIADAFLQQILTRPAEYDVIATMNLNGDYISDALAACVGGIGIAPGGNINYITGHAIFEATHGTAPKYANQDKVNPGSVILSGEMMFRYLGWTEVADLIIRGMNGAIGARTVTYDFERLMTGAKLLKCSEFGAAVVQHMG